The proteins below are encoded in one region of Fulvia fulva chromosome 9, complete sequence:
- a CDS encoding Spherulin-1A: MSIAKYIIAGLTAIASVTAVPQGPGANNGHRGTPTTMITATSSALDIPTIVQPPSPPPADTAAASAAAASASALARLALQDVTNVARFNTLLTVNGEGQELLPEDELRDRVVFDFGARAAPLGEGGRFVLANANNFPILVDQGIATAVGFLDACGMKSPHTHPRATEWLTVVQGKLQSGFMLENAFLANRETGQLTTQVPSELSAFQGTVFPQGSIHFQFNPTCEPATFIATLNSEDPGTSQVAQNFFFLDEKIVNITLGEVQSIDGSNIEEFRELLPANLVQAVDSCLAACGM, translated from the exons ATGTCTATCGCAAAGTACATCATCGCCGGCCTCACCGCCATCGCCAGCGTCACCGCCGTGCCTCAAGGCCCTGGCGCCAACAATGGCCACCGCGGAACTCCCACAACCATGATCACCGCAACGTCCAGCGCCCTCGACATCCCAACGATTGTTCAACCCCCATCACCACCACCAGCTGATACCGCCGCCGCCTCCGCAGCGGCTGCCTCTGCCTCAGCGCTCGCTAGACTAGCCCTCCAGGACGTGACGAATGTCGCCCGCTTCAACACCCTATTGACTGTTAATGGTGAGGGTCAAGAGCTGCTTCCAGAGGATGAGCTCCGTGATCGCGTCGTGTTCGATTTCGGTGCTCGGGCTGCGCCGCTGGGAGAGGGAGGCCGCTTCGTCCTTGCGAATGCGAATAATTTTCCGATCCTGGTTGATCAGGGGATTGCTACAGCCGTGGGGTTCTTGGATGCGTGTGGTATGAAGAGTCCT CATACTCACCCCCGCGCTACCGAATGGCTCACCGTAGTCCAAGGCAAGCTCCAAAGCGGCTTTATGCTCGAGAACGCTTTCCTGGCCAACCGCGAGACCGGCCAACTCACCACACAAGTTCCCTCGGAACTATCTGCGTTCCAGGGTACCGTCTTCCCACAGGGCAGTATCCACTTCCAATTCAACCCGACTTGTGAGCCTGCTACGTTTATTGCGACGTTGAACTCGGAGGATCCGGGAACGAGCCAGGTTGCGCAGAACTTCTTCTTCCTGGATGAGAAGATTGTCAACATTACATTGGGCGAGGTGCAGAGTATTGATGGGAGCAATATTGAAGAGTTTAGGGAGTTGTTGCCGGCGAATCTTGTGCAGGCTGTGGATAGTTGTTTGGCGGCTTGTGGTATGTAA
- a CDS encoding Putative coatomer subunit alpha has translation MASTPSMLTKFESKSSRAKGIAFHPKRPWILVSLHSSTIQLWDYRMGTLIDRFEEHDGPVRGIDFHKTQPLFVSGGDDYKIKVWSYQTRRCLFTLNGHLDYVRTVFFHHELPWIISSSDDQTIRIWNWQNRSLICTMTGHNHYTMCAQFHPKEDLVVSASLDQSVRVWDISGLRKKHSAPTSMSFEDQIARANQNQADMFGNTDAVVKFVLEGHDRGVNWVAFHPTLPLIVSAGDDRLVKLWRMSETKAWEVDTCRGHFQNASACLFHPHQDLILSVGEDKTIRVWDLNRRTSVQSFKRENDRFWVIAAHPEINLFAAGHDNGVMVFKLERERPASALYQNNVFYITKEKHVRSYDFTKNVESPSMLSLKKLGNAWVPPRTLSYNPAERSILVTTPVDQGKYEMMSLPRDASGAVEPTSTHSGPGSAAVFVARNRFAVFNSQNQQIDVKDLSNQTTKTIKPPTGTTDMVFGGTGCLLLITPTHVYLYDIQQKKQLAELAVTGVKYVVWSADGLHAALLSKHNVTIVNKSLEQISTLHETIRIKSAAWDDAGVLLYSTLNHIKYALMNGDNGIVRTLEHVIYLVRVKGKTVYCLDRAAKPKVLTIDPTEYRFKLALVKRHYDEMLNIIKTSSLVGQSIISYLQKKGYPEIALQFVQDPQTRFELAIECGNLDVAVEMAKQLDRPQLWQRLSTEALAHGNHQVVEMTYQKLRNFDKLSFLYLATGDQEKLNRMAKIAEHRGDQTSRFQNSLYLGDVESRIEMLKEVDQYPLAYLTAKTHGLEDECQAILEASGLTEDQVSLPGLGQPAAPPKAVAPTFKTNWPTRSTGASSFEKALLAEGDETVAPDTNGYAEEDLLVEDELAPTGAMDDQDEEHAAAGWDMGDDAVAEVEDDFVNVEGPEAGAGSSEADLWARNSPLAADHAAAGSFDTAMNLLNRQVGAVNFKPLEDRFMEIFQATRTYLPANPGMPPLVNYVRRTLNETDSRKVLPLIPRDLDSVQASEIAAGKNAMKANKLEDGVVAFKKALHLLMVNAVSSQAQVHEATAAVQQAAQYVLAMTIELERRKIVGTQTDLSSFSDDQKKRALELSAYFTVPDIEPQHQTLALFSAMNFANKNKQLGSVLNFANSLIEKGTNQKFKDTARKMKAVAERSPTDAVEIEFDTFGEFEICGASYTPIYAGEASTSCPFDGTKYHTKYKGTVCKICEVSAIGSPSSGLRLTV, from the exons ATGGCCTCCACTCCCTCAATGCTCACCAAGTTCGAGAGCAAGTCCTCGCGCGCAAAGGGAATCGCCTTCCACCCAAAGCGACCATGGATTCTCGTGTCTCTGCACTCCTCGACCATCCAGCTGTGGGACTACCGCATGGGAACCCTCATAGACCGCTTCGAGGAGCACGATGGACCAGTAAGAGGCATTGACTTCCACAAAACACAACCGCTGTTCGTGTCGGGAGGCGACGACTACAAGATCAAGGTGTGGTCGTACCAGACGAGGAGATGTCTGTTCACGCTCAATGGCCATCTGGACTATGTCCGCACTGTCTTCTTCCACCACGAGCTGCCGTGGATCATCTCAAGCTCCGACGACCAGACCATCCGCATCTGGAACTGGCAGAACAGGTCGCTGA TCTGCACCATGACCGGCCACAACCACTACACCATGTGTGCACAGTTTCACCCCAAGGAGGACCTCGTAGTCTCGGCCTCACTCGATCAGTCAGTAAGAGTCTGGGACATCTCGGGTCTGCGAAAGAAACACTCGGCGCCAACTTCAATGTCGTTCGAGGACCAAATTGCACGCGCAAACCAAAATCAGGCCGACATGTTTGGGAACACGGACGCGGTGGTCAAGTTTGTGCTGGAGGGCCATGACCGTGGCGTTAATTGGGTCGCATTTCACCCAACGCTGCCGCTCATTGTATCTGCCGGTGATGATCGACTCGTGAAGCTGTGGAGAATGAGCGAAACAAAAGCTTGGGAAGTGGACACCTGCAGAGGCCATTTCCAGAACGCGTCCGCTTGTCTGTTCCACCCGCATCAGGATCTGATATTGTCTGTTGGCGAGGACAAGACTATCCGAGTTTGGGATCTCAATCGTAGGACGTCAGTGCAGTCCTTCAAACGGGAGAATGATCGATTCTGGGTCATTGCCGCACATCCAGAGATCAACCTTTTCGCAGCTGGTCACGACAACGGAGTCATGGTCTTCAAGCTGGAGCGTGAGCGACCTGCATCCGCCCTTTACCAGAACAATGTTTTCTACATCACCAAAGAGAAGCATGTGCGATCCTACGACTTCACGAAGAACGTGGAGAGCCCGTCAATGCTGTCCTTGAAGAAGCTTGGCAATGCTTGGGTTCCACCACGAACGCTCTCATACAACCCAGCTGAACGATCGATCCTCGTCACCACTCCCGTCGATCAGGGCAAGTATGAGATGATGAGTCTGCCACGAGACGCCTCCGGTGCTGTTGAGCCCACGAGCACCCATAGCGGGCCTGGCTCGGCTGCTGTCTTTGTTGCACGGAATCGTTTCGCAGTCTTCAACTCTCAGAACCAGCAGATCGACGTCAAGGACCTCAGCAACCAGACCACGAAGACAATCAAGCCTCCGACTGGAACGACCGACATGGTTTTCGGTGGCACCGGCTGTCTGCTCCTGATTACACCCACGCACGTCTACTTGTATGACATTCAACAGAAAAAGCAGCTTGCAGAGCTTGCAGTCACTGGTGTCAAGTACGTTGTATGGTCCGCCGATGGCTTACATGCTGCCCTGCTTAGCAAGCACAATGTCACCATCGTCAACAAGTCGCTTGAGCAGATCAGCACGCTGCATGAGACCATCAGGATCAAGAGCGCGGCATGGGATGATGCTGGCGTTCTACTCTACTCCACTCTCAACCACATCAAGTATGCGCTCATGAACGGCGACAACGGCATTGTGCGGACACTCGAGCATGTCATCTACCTCGTCCGCGTCAAGGGCAAGACTGTGTACTGTCTGGATCGCGCGGCGAAGCCAAAGGTTCTTACGATCGACCCAACCGAGTATCGCTTCAAGCTTGCACTCGTCAAACGCCATTATGATGAGATGCTGAACATCATCAAGACATCCAGCTTAGTCGGCCAGAGCATCATCTCGTATCTGCAGAAGAAGGGCTACCCCGAGATCGCGCTGCAATTCGTCCAGGACCCACAAACCCGATTCGAGCTCGCGATCGAGTGTGGCAACTTGGATGTAGCAGTCGAGATGGCCAAGCAGCTTGATCGTCCCCAGCTCTGGCAGCGACTCAGCACCGAGGCGTTAGCTCACGGCAACCACCAAGTTGTCGAGATGACCTACCAGAAGCTGCGCAACTTCGACAAGCTGTCCTTCCTATACCTCGCTACTGGTGACCAAGAGAAGCTCAACCGCATGGCAAAGATCGCAGAACACAGGGGCGACCAGACCAGCCGGTTCCAGAACTCTCTGTACCTAGGAGATGTTGAAAGCCGGATAGAGATGCTGAAGGAAGTGGACCAGTATCCTCTCGCATACCTGACCGCCAAGACGCATGGGCTCGAAGATGAATGCCAGGCCATTCTCGAGGCGAGCGGGTTGACGGAGGACCAAGTATCACTTCCAGGACTTGGGCAGCCAGCCGCACCTCCCAAGGCTGTCGCGCCCACCTTCAAGACAAACTGGCCCACAAGATCGACTGGTGCGAGTTCTTTCGAAAAGGCACTTCTTGCTGAGGGTGACGAAACCGTCGCACCAGACACGAATGGCTATGCGGAAGAGGACCTGCTGGTTGAAGACGAACTTGCGCCTACCGGAGCTATGGACGACCAAGACGAGGAGCACGCGGCCGCCGGCTGGGACATGGGTGACGATGCTGTTGCTGAGGTTGAGGACGACTTCGTCAATGTCGAGGGCCCTGAAGCGGGTGCAGGCAGCAGCGAAGCAGATCTCTGGGCACGCAACTCACCACTGGCAGCGGACCATGCAGCAGCCGGCAGCTTCGATACAGCCATGAACCTGCTGAATAGGCAGGTTGGTGCTGTCAACTTCAAGCCGCTCGAGGACCGCTTCATGGAGATCTTCCAGGCCACACGAACATATCTACCCGCCAACCCTGGCATGCCACCTCTTGTCAACTATGTTCGCAGGACATTGAACGAGACCGACTCGAGGAAGGTGCTGCCGCTCATACCCCGTGATCTCGATTCTGTACAAGCTAGCGAGATTGCTGCTGGCAAGAACGCCATGAAGGCGAACAAGCTGGAAGATGGTGTTGTTGCTTTCAAGAAGGCATTGCACCTCCTCATGGTCAACGCAGTCTCGTCACAGGCACAAGTGCATGAGGCTACAGCTGCCGTGCAGCAAGCTGCACAATATGTGCTTGCGATGACGATCGAGCTTGAGCGACGAAAGATTGTCGGCACACAGACAGACCTGAGCTCATTCTCAGATGACCAGAAGAAGCGCGCACTCGAGCTTTCAGCTTACTTTACAGTGCCTGACATTGAGCCTCAACATCAAACCCTAGCCTTGTTCTCGGCCATGAACTTTGCCAACAAAAACAAGCAGCTCGGCAGCGTGCTGAACTTCGCAAATTCACTTATCGAGAAGGGCACCAACCAGAAGTTCAAGGACACA GCACGCAAGATGAAAGCGGTAGCCGAGCGCTCGCCCACCGATGCCGTGGAGATCGAGTTCGACACATTCGGCGAGTTCGAGATCTGCGGTGCATCTTACACACCCATATATGCCGGCGAGGCCAGCACGAGCTGTCCATTTGACGGCACGAAGTACCACACCAAGTACAAGGGAACCGTGTGCAAGATCTGTGAGGTGTCAGCGATCGGTTCGCCCAGCAGTGGCTTGAGGTTGACGGTATGA